The window GATCGTCCGCCTGTCAGGAAAAGCCCCGGTCCCCTTGGCCTCGAGCTCGAACCTCCGGATCCTCATGCCCTCCAGCGCGCCGGAGACCTCCTCTGTAATCGAGACTGGAACCTCGCCTAAGAACTTCATTGTGACGTGGAGGTTCTCTGCCTCAACTACCTTGACGTCAGCCCCGGACTTGGCTATCTCTTCCCCGAGGTCGGTCAACCTCCTTCTAATCTCGTCAGAGATCTCTAGGGCGAAGAAAGCCCTCACAGATTCCATACGTACCACTCTGGATAACCGTTATATGCGGATACTTTTAACTTCTTTTTCGGGGAGCTCGGTGATATACTGCATAACGGGTATGCCCGGGTCGGGCAAGTCTGTGGTCTCTGAAACCGCCCGTTCGATGGGTTTCACAGTCCTTAACATGGGCGACGTGATAAGGGACGAGGCAAAGTCGAGGGGCATCCCTGTTACCCCTGAGTCCTTGGGGGCGCTGATGCTCGACCTCAGAAAGGAACAGGGGGAGAACGTGGTGGCGAAAAAGTGCCTCGAGAAAGCCAGGAAAAGCAGACCGCCCATCGTGATCGAGGGTGTAAGGAGCCTCGACGAGCTCAGTTACCTCCGGTCAAATGAGGAGGTCTTCCTGATAGCCGTCCACGCCTCCCCGAAGACGCGGTTCGAGCGCCTCCTTAGGCGTGGGAGGGCCGACGATCCCAAGGACTGGAAGACCTTCGAGGAGAGGGACATGCGCGAGCTCGGAGTTGGACTGGGTTCTGTTATCGCGCTTGCCGACCTCGTTCTGATAAACGAGGGGCCAATCCCTGAGCTGGTCGCCTCAGCCGGGCGCCTCTTCAGTGGTGAGATCCATGGCAAGGGTAGTGGTTGAGGCAGAGATACGCGCCACTGAGGATGAGGGGAAAGTGGCTACGGCGGTCTCCAACCTGACGGGGTCGAGGCCGTTCCGAGTGATACAGCGGGGTCAAATCCGCTACCTGGTTCAGGAGGGAGATGAGTCGATGCTGGTGGCATTGAGGCAGCTCCTCCGCAGGGAGCGCATACTCGACGCAGCGAGGAAGCTCATGCTGAGGGGGATCAAGGGCAACCAGTTCACCTTCTACCTCAACAAGCAGGTTGCATATGCCGGACACGTTTCATTCTGCATGCCCGAAGGGGAGTCCCCTTTGGGTCCGATCAAGTTCACCGTCGAGACCGATGACCCAAAATCATTTATTGACTGGCTTGCAACTAGGACTGTGGACGGGAGGCCAATAGATGAGATATGCAAATCGGGATATCCACCCTCTGCACATTCGGAGAGACCTTCAAGAAAATAGGGTTCTATCGAGAATCCACCCCACCCGTAATAGAGGTACTCGATGATTTGACTGACCGGCTGGACAGGTCAAGGATAGACCTATTGATCGATCTCGGTTCTGCATGGGACGTGCGCTACACCGTCCATGCCCCGATAATCGACCTGAACATAGCCTCCGCAAGTGAGAAGGTCAGACGGCTCTCCATGGAACTCGTCAGGGAGTCTGTCGACCATGCCCGCGAGCTCGGCGCCCTCCTTCTGGTCGTCCACCCCGGTTCATTCCCTCCGGACGGACGTGGGGACCCGGAAACCCACTGGCGCCTTAATTTGGAGTCGCTCTCGGAGATCTGTGGGTATGCTTCACGTGAGCGGGTGGTCGTCTGCCTGGAAAACATGCCCGCTGGGTCAAGGCTCTTCTTCCAGACCCCTGGGGAGTTCCTCAGGGCATCTGAGGAGGGAATGGATTTCCAAGTCGCGCTTGACCTCGGTCACGCACACACCAGGCATTTGACCGGAGAGTTTCTCTCGCTACTCAAGGGCCGGCTCAGACACCTGCACCTGCACGACAATATGGGCGACGTGGATTCACACCTCCCTGTGGATAGGGGAACCATCGACTGGCGGCTGGTTAAGAGTGAGATCGGCTCCGCCTCCCTGACGGCAGTCGTCGAAGCGAATACGCCACACGAAGCACTTGAGTCGTTAGCTGCTGCCCGTCAAGTCTTCAGCTCGTAGGTCCAGAAGTCCTCTGCCGCGGAGGTTTCTGCGAATATCGTCCTCGCCTCAGCCTCCAACACCGCGGCGTCAGGGTACCTCGCGCTGAAATGAGTCAGGATCAGCCTCTTCGCACCCGCCCTCATCGCGACCTCGGCTGCCCCGCGCGCGGTCGAGTGCCCTTCAGCCCACGCCCTCTCCCTCAGTTCCTCCGAGAACGTGCTCTCGTGTATGAGCAGTTCCGCCCCCTCAGCAAGCCTGACGATCCCCTCACTCGGGCGCGTGTCTCCTGAGTACACGACCGAGATCCCCCTAAAGGGCTCGCCGAGGACATCCGTGGGCTTTACTTCGCGCCCCGTCTCTAAGGTCACTGGCTTGCCAGCCTTGAGCACCCCCCAAAGGGGCCCCTCCGGAACCCCGAGCGCCCTCGCCTTCTCGGGCAGGAACCTCCCAGGACTCCCCCCCACAGTTATCCTGTACCCGATGTTTGGGATCGAGTGCTCAGCACAGGCGCTGGTAACCGTGTACTTCTTGCAGCTCAGGATCTCCCCGCCTTCGATCTCGTGGACATTCAGCTCGAAAGCCGGCTCGCACATCGCCGGGACTGTGGTCTTCTCTATGAAATCCCTGATCCCGGGAGGGCCGAAGACCTCGAGGGGGTGCGTCCTGTTTATGAGGTTCATAGTCTGGATGAGCCCCGGGAGGCCGAATATGTGGTCACCGTGCATGTGTGTTATGAAGATCTTCATCCTCTTCCCCAGGCTGGCCCCTGCCTTCATCATCTGGCGCTGCGTCCCCTCCCCACAGTCGAGGAGTATCTGCTCCCCCTCGATCTCGAGCAGCACCGAGGAGAGACCGCGGTCTGGGGTCGGTGTCCCCGCGGAAGTACCAAGGAAGGTCACCCTCATGTCACACACTCTCTGCGACTACTATTACGCGCGTTAGCGATTTATGGACTCTCATAGTGTGCTCCTCGATGACCCTGAGCCCTTCCTCTCGGGCAATCCTCGAGGGGGCGATCTCAGAAGGGGACGCAAAGCAGATCCTCCCCCTGCGCTTCAGGGTGTCGCGTGCCATTCTGGCTAACCCCCTTATCAGATCCTCGACCTTCTCGCCGCCTGTTGAGGTCCCCCTCCCGTATGGCGGGTCGGTCGCAATCCCGTCTGCCGTCCTGACGATGCCCCTCGTCCCATCCCCGTGCACCACGCCGCAGTCAAGGCCGTAAAATCTGGTGTTCTTCAAAGCCCCCTTGACCATCCTGAGGTCCAGATCGATGCCAACTACATACATCCTCATCATCGCGGCCTCGATGAGGAAACCCCCCGTGCCGCAGAATGGGTCAAGGAAAAGATCCCCGGGTCTGGCAGCCGAAAGGTTAACGAAGACCCTTGAGATCTTTGGTTCCAGGACGCCGGGGTGGAAGTAGGGCCGGGTCTTCGGCCTGCGCCTTACGAACGCCCCCCTGTCCGTCCTGAAATTGAGAGAATAGATGTAGACGCCCCCGCCCGATACGACTGCCCTGATCCATTTCTCCGGGCCGCTCAGGTCGACCCTGGCGCCTATGCTCCTGGGGATCGCGTCGCCAATTGCCTTCTCCAGTGTCTGAAGATCTGCCCCGTCCCAGTGCCTCTTGACCCTGGTCGCCCTCACCCCGAAACTCCTGCCCTCTAGGAACCTCCAGTCGATACCGCTGCAGGTCCGGATGACCGATTCCATGCTCAACCCGGTCCGGCCAAGGAGTTCCCCTCCCTCCATTACCAGGGCAGCCCTTGACCCCAACGCCTCTTCAATCCCCGCCTGATGCGCAAGGATCAGCGCTTGGTCGTCCCTTTCAATTTCTACAAATTCGATCCCCTCGGAGCGGAGGATTGCCCTGACCTCCCCGTAAGGGAGTGTAGGGTGCTCCCCAGAGAGGAGTAGGAAGATGTTTCCCGGCAACCTAGCGTAGCTCCTTCGCTATGAGCGGGGCGACGCTTATGCGGCTGATAGGGCTGGTGACCGTATCTGTGCCCAGCACATCGTCTACGCCAGCCCCGCGCATCCTCTCCTCGGCACCGGCTACCAGCAAAGGGTGCGTGCACGCCGCCAGGACCCTGTTGGCACCCCAGTCCTTGAGGAGCTTGGCAGCATTTGCTATCGTCCCCCCTGTGCTGATCAGGTCGTCGACTATCACTGCGTCCTTGCCCTTCACGTCGACCACGTCACCCCTTACAGTTATCGCTCCGGTGATCCTATCGCGGGTCTTCTCGAAGTTCCCGCACTCCGCCCCGAGCCGATCTGCGACTCTCTTAGCGATCATTATCGCCCCCTTGTCCGGAGAGAGTACGTAAGGTTCCTTTAGCCCCATCCTCCCCAGGTGCTCTGCTATCACCTCTGAGCCGTAGAGGTTCCTCGCCCTGATCCTGAATGCCCCCAGGGTCGCCTCCTTGTGGACATCTACGGTGTAGAATTCGTCTGCGCCTGCTGCC is drawn from Candidatus Methanosuratincola sp. and contains these coding sequences:
- a CDS encoding THUMP domain-containing protein — its product is MPGNIFLLLSGEHPTLPYGEVRAILRSEGIEFVEIERDDQALILAHQAGIEEALGSRAALVMEGGELLGRTGLSMESVIRTCSGIDWRFLEGRSFGVRATRVKRHWDGADLQTLEKAIGDAIPRSIGARVDLSGPEKWIRAVVSGGGVYIYSLNFRTDRGAFVRRRPKTRPYFHPGVLEPKISRVFVNLSAARPGDLFLDPFCGTGGFLIEAAMMRMYVVGIDLDLRMVKGALKNTRFYGLDCGVVHGDGTRGIVRTADGIATDPPYGRGTSTGGEKVEDLIRGLARMARDTLKRRGRICFASPSEIAPSRIAREEGLRVIEEHTMRVHKSLTRVIVVAESV
- a CDS encoding ribose-phosphate diphosphokinase produces the protein MIVVPGPSSIELGKRVAGLISAETADLDYKNFPDGESYLRLSRSVKGEEVVLIHTTYPQQDKRLVELLLLTDALKDLGAEKVVVVVPYMAYARQDTRFREGEAVSIRTLFRLVEAAGADEFYTVDVHKEATLGAFRIRARNLYGSEVIAEHLGRMGLKEPYVLSPDKGAIMIAKRVADRLGAECGNFEKTRDRITGAITVRGDVVDVKGKDAVIVDDLISTGGTIANAAKLLKDWGANRVLAACTHPLLVAGAEERMRGAGVDDVLGTDTVTSPISRISVAPLIAKELR
- the rnz gene encoding ribonuclease Z gives rise to the protein MRVTFLGTSAGTPTPDRGLSSVLLEIEGEQILLDCGEGTQRQMMKAGASLGKRMKIFITHMHGDHIFGLPGLIQTMNLINRTHPLEVFGPPGIRDFIEKTTVPAMCEPAFELNVHEIEGGEILSCKKYTVTSACAEHSIPNIGYRITVGGSPGRFLPEKARALGVPEGPLWGVLKAGKPVTLETGREVKPTDVLGEPFRGISVVYSGDTRPSEGIVRLAEGAELLIHESTFSEELRERAWAEGHSTARGAAEVAMRAGAKRLILTHFSARYPDAAVLEAEARTIFAETSAAEDFWTYELKT
- a CDS encoding RNA-binding domain-containing protein, with amino-acid sequence MARVVVEAEIRATEDEGKVATAVSNLTGSRPFRVIQRGQIRYLVQEGDESMLVALRQLLRRERILDAARKLMLRGIKGNQFTFYLNKQVAYAGHVSFCMPEGESPLGPIKFTVETDDPKSFIDWLATRTVDGRPIDEICKSGYPPSAHSERPSRK
- a CDS encoding AAA family ATPase; this translates as MIYCITGMPGSGKSVVSETARSMGFTVLNMGDVIRDEAKSRGIPVTPESLGALMLDLRKEQGENVVAKKCLEKARKSRPPIVIEGVRSLDELSYLRSNEEVFLIAVHASPKTRFERLLRRGRADDPKDWKTFEERDMRELGVGLGSVIALADLVLINEGPIPELVASAGRLFSGEIHGKGSG
- a CDS encoding sugar phosphate isomerase/epimerase family protein; the encoded protein is MTDRLDRSRIDLLIDLGSAWDVRYTVHAPIIDLNIASASEKVRRLSMELVRESVDHARELGALLLVVHPGSFPPDGRGDPETHWRLNLESLSEICGYASRERVVVCLENMPAGSRLFFQTPGEFLRASEEGMDFQVALDLGHAHTRHLTGEFLSLLKGRLRHLHLHDNMGDVDSHLPVDRGTIDWRLVKSEIGSASLTAVVEANTPHEALESLAAARQVFSS